From Symphalangus syndactylus isolate Jambi chromosome 17, NHGRI_mSymSyn1-v2.1_pri, whole genome shotgun sequence, one genomic window encodes:
- the ZNF180 gene encoding zinc finger protein 180 isoform X9: MQEQDEKPPEPPRACAQDSFLPQEIIIKVEGEDTGSLTIPSKEGVNFKIVTVDFTQEEQGTWNPAQRTLDRDVILENDRDLVSWDLATAVGKKDITSKQRIFDEELANGVKIERFTRDDPWLSSCEEVGDYKDQLEKQQEKQEILLQEVAFTQRKTVIHERVCKSDEPGEKSGPNSSLFSSPIIPIRNHFHKRVSHAKKWHLNSAVNSHQKINENETLYENNECGKPPQSIHLIQFTRTQTKDKSYGFSDSIQSFCHGTPLHIHEKIHGGGKTFDFKEYGQVLNPNISHNEQQRIPFEESQYKCSKTSQSSSLTQNMRNNSEEKPFECNQCGKSFSWSSHLVAHQRTHTGEKPYECSECGKSFSRSSHLVSHQRTHTGEKPYRCNQCGKSFSQSYVLVVHQRTHTGERPYECNQCGKSFRQSYKLIAHQRTHTGEKPYECNQCGKSFIQSYKLIAHQRIHTGEKPYECNQCGKSFSQSYKLVAHQRTHTGEKPFECNQCGKSFSWSSQLVAHQRTHTGEKPYECSECGKSFNRSSHLVMHQRIHTGEKPYECNQCGKSFSQSYVLVVHQRTHTGEKPYECSQCGKSFRQSSCLTQHQRTHTGEKPFECNQCGKTFSLSARLIVHQRTHTGEKPFTCIQCGKAFINSYKLIRHQATHTEEKLYECN; encoded by the exons ATGCAAGAGCAGGATGAGAAGCCCCCAGAGCCCCCGAGGGCCTGTGCACAG GATTCTTTCCTTCCTCAAGAGATTATCATCAAAGTTGAGGGAGAAGACACTGGGTCTCTGACCATCCCATCTAAG GAAGGAGTGAACTTCAAAATTGTGACTGTGGACTTCACACAGGAGGAACAGGGTACTTGGAACCCTGCTCAGAGGACCCTGGACAGAGATGTGATCCTGGAGAACGACAGAGACCTAGTCTCCTGGG ACTTGGCAACTGCAGTTGGAAAAAAAGATATAACTTCAAAGCAGAGGATTTTTGATGAAGAACTAGCTAATGGAGTGAAGATAGAAAGGTTTACAAGGGATGATCCTTGGTTATCTTCATGTGAAGAAGTTGGTGATTATAAAGACCAGTTGGAGAAGCAACAGGAAAAACAAGAGATACTTTTGCAGGAAGTGGCATTCACTCAAAGGAAAACAGTTATTCATGAGAGAGTCTGCAAAAGTGATGAACCTGGGGAGAAGAGTGGTCCGAATTCCAGTCTATTTTCATCCCCGATTATACCCATAAGAAACCATTTTCATAAACGTGTATCACATGCTAAAAAATGGCATCTTAATTCTGCTGTAAACAGTCATCAGAAGATTAATGAGAATGAGACACTATATGAAAATAATGAATGTGGAAAACCCCCTCAGAGCATTCACCTTATTCAGTTTACAAGAACTCAAACAAAAGATAAATCCTATGGATTTAGTGACAGTATTCAGTCTTTTTGCCATGGTACACCCCTACATATACATGAAAAAATCCATGGAGGAGGAAAAACCTTTGATTTTAAAGAATATGGGCAAGTTTTGAACCCCAACATATCCCATAATGAACAACAGAGAATTCCTTTTGAAGAGAGTCAATATAAATGTAGTAAAACCTCTCAGAGTTCCTCCCTTACTCAAAACATGAGAAATAATTCTGAAGAGAAACCTTTTGAATGTAATCAGTGTGGGAAATCCTTCAGCTGGAGCTCTCATCTTGTTGCACATCAGAGAACTCATACAGGggagaaaccttatgaatgtagTGAATGTGGAAAATCCTTCAGCCGGAGCTCCCACCTTGTTTCCCATCAGagaactcatactggagagaagccttACAGGTGTAATCAATGTGGGAAATCCTTTAGCCAGAGTTATGTCCTTGTTGTGCATCAAagaactcatactggagagagaCCTTATGAATGCAATCAATGTGGAAAATCATTCAGGCAGAGCTATAAACTTATTGCACATCAAAGAACACATACCGGAGAGAAGCCCTATGAATGTAATCAATGTGGGAAATCATTTATCCAGAGCTATAAACTTATTGCACATCAAAGAATTCATACCGGAGAAAAACCCTATGAATGCAATCAGTGTGGGAAATCCTTTAGTCAAAGTTATAAACTTGTTGCTCATCAGAGAACTCACACAGGAGAAAAACCCTTTGAATGTAATCAGTGTGGGAAATCCTTCAGCTGGAGCTCTCAGCTTGTTGCACATCaaagaactcacactggagagaaaccgtaTGAATGTAGTGAATGTGGAAAATCTTTTAACCGCAGTTCTCACCTTGTTAtgcatcagagaattcacactgggGAAAAACCGTATGAATGTAATCAGTGTGGGAAATCCTTCAGCCAGAGTTATGTTCTTGTTGTACATCAGAGAACTCATACTGGAGAAAAGCCCTATGAATGCAGTCAATGTGGGAAGTCCTTCAGACAGAGTTCATGCCTTACCCAACATCAGagaactcatactggagagaaaccgtTCGAATGTAATCAGTGTGGAAAAACATTTAGTTTGAGTGCTCGACTTATTGTGCATCAAagaactcatactggagagaaaccctttaCATGTATTCAGTGTGGAAAAGCTTTCATTAATAGCTATAAACTTATTAGGCATCAGGCAACTCATACTGAAGAGAAACTCTATGAATGTAACTAG
- the ZNF180 gene encoding zinc finger protein 180 isoform X6: MRRVYAGTWKRCAAQDLSTVLCLEESMQEQDEKPPEPPRACAQDSFLPQEIIIKVEGEDTGSLTIPSKEGVNFKIVTVDFTQEEQGTWNPAQRTLDRDVILENDRDLVSWDLATAVGKKDITSKQRIFDEELANGVKIERFTRDDPWLSSCEEVGDYKDQLEKQQEKQEILLQEVAFTQRKTVIHERVCKSDEPGEKSGPNSSLFSSPIIPIRNHFHKRVSHAKKWHLNSAVNSHQKINENETLYENNECGKPPQSIHLIQFTRTQTKDKSYGFSDSIQSFCHGTPLHIHEKIHGGGKTFDFKEYGQVLNPNISHNEQQRIPFEESQYKCSKTSQSSSLTQNMRNNSEEKPFECNQCGKSFSWSSHLVAHQRTHTGEKPYECSECGKSFSRSSHLVSHQRTHTGEKPYRCNQCGKSFSQSYVLVVHQRTHTGERPYECNQCGKSFRQSYKLIAHQRTHTGEKPYECNQCGKSFIQSYKLIAHQRIHTGEKPYECNQCGKSFSQSYKLVAHQRTHTGEKPFECNQCGKSFSWSSQLVAHQRTHTGEKPYECSECGKSFNRSSHLVMHQRIHTGEKPYECNQCGKSFSQSYVLVVHQRTHTGEKPYECSQCGKSFRQSSCLTQHQRTHTGEKPFECNQCGKTFSLSARLIVHQRTHTGEKPFTCIQCGKAFINSYKLIRHQATHTEEKLYECN; this comes from the exons ATGCGCAGGGTCTACGCGGGAACCTGGAAGCGGTG TGCAGCTCAGGACCTCAGCACCGTGCTGTGCCTGGAGGAGAGCATGCAAGAGCAGGATGAGAAGCCCCCAGAGCCCCCGAGGGCCTGTGCACAG GATTCTTTCCTTCCTCAAGAGATTATCATCAAAGTTGAGGGAGAAGACACTGGGTCTCTGACCATCCCATCTAAG GAAGGAGTGAACTTCAAAATTGTGACTGTGGACTTCACACAGGAGGAACAGGGTACTTGGAACCCTGCTCAGAGGACCCTGGACAGAGATGTGATCCTGGAGAACGACAGAGACCTAGTCTCCTGGG ACTTGGCAACTGCAGTTGGAAAAAAAGATATAACTTCAAAGCAGAGGATTTTTGATGAAGAACTAGCTAATGGAGTGAAGATAGAAAGGTTTACAAGGGATGATCCTTGGTTATCTTCATGTGAAGAAGTTGGTGATTATAAAGACCAGTTGGAGAAGCAACAGGAAAAACAAGAGATACTTTTGCAGGAAGTGGCATTCACTCAAAGGAAAACAGTTATTCATGAGAGAGTCTGCAAAAGTGATGAACCTGGGGAGAAGAGTGGTCCGAATTCCAGTCTATTTTCATCCCCGATTATACCCATAAGAAACCATTTTCATAAACGTGTATCACATGCTAAAAAATGGCATCTTAATTCTGCTGTAAACAGTCATCAGAAGATTAATGAGAATGAGACACTATATGAAAATAATGAATGTGGAAAACCCCCTCAGAGCATTCACCTTATTCAGTTTACAAGAACTCAAACAAAAGATAAATCCTATGGATTTAGTGACAGTATTCAGTCTTTTTGCCATGGTACACCCCTACATATACATGAAAAAATCCATGGAGGAGGAAAAACCTTTGATTTTAAAGAATATGGGCAAGTTTTGAACCCCAACATATCCCATAATGAACAACAGAGAATTCCTTTTGAAGAGAGTCAATATAAATGTAGTAAAACCTCTCAGAGTTCCTCCCTTACTCAAAACATGAGAAATAATTCTGAAGAGAAACCTTTTGAATGTAATCAGTGTGGGAAATCCTTCAGCTGGAGCTCTCATCTTGTTGCACATCAGAGAACTCATACAGGggagaaaccttatgaatgtagTGAATGTGGAAAATCCTTCAGCCGGAGCTCCCACCTTGTTTCCCATCAGagaactcatactggagagaagccttACAGGTGTAATCAATGTGGGAAATCCTTTAGCCAGAGTTATGTCCTTGTTGTGCATCAAagaactcatactggagagagaCCTTATGAATGCAATCAATGTGGAAAATCATTCAGGCAGAGCTATAAACTTATTGCACATCAAAGAACACATACCGGAGAGAAGCCCTATGAATGTAATCAATGTGGGAAATCATTTATCCAGAGCTATAAACTTATTGCACATCAAAGAATTCATACCGGAGAAAAACCCTATGAATGCAATCAGTGTGGGAAATCCTTTAGTCAAAGTTATAAACTTGTTGCTCATCAGAGAACTCACACAGGAGAAAAACCCTTTGAATGTAATCAGTGTGGGAAATCCTTCAGCTGGAGCTCTCAGCTTGTTGCACATCaaagaactcacactggagagaaaccgtaTGAATGTAGTGAATGTGGAAAATCTTTTAACCGCAGTTCTCACCTTGTTAtgcatcagagaattcacactgggGAAAAACCGTATGAATGTAATCAGTGTGGGAAATCCTTCAGCCAGAGTTATGTTCTTGTTGTACATCAGAGAACTCATACTGGAGAAAAGCCCTATGAATGCAGTCAATGTGGGAAGTCCTTCAGACAGAGTTCATGCCTTACCCAACATCAGagaactcatactggagagaaaccgtTCGAATGTAATCAGTGTGGAAAAACATTTAGTTTGAGTGCTCGACTTATTGTGCATCAAagaactcatactggagagaaaccctttaCATGTATTCAGTGTGGAAAAGCTTTCATTAATAGCTATAAACTTATTAGGCATCAGGCAACTCATACTGAAGAGAAACTCTATGAATGTAACTAG
- the ZNF180 gene encoding zinc finger protein 180 isoform X10: MRNNSEEKPFECNQCGKSFSWSSHLVAHQRTHTGEKPYECSECGKSFSRSSHLVSHQRTHTGEKPYRCNQCGKSFSQSYVLVVHQRTHTGERPYECNQCGKSFRQSYKLIAHQRTHTGEKPYECNQCGKSFIQSYKLIAHQRIHTGEKPYECNQCGKSFSQSYKLVAHQRTHTGEKPFECNQCGKSFSWSSQLVAHQRTHTGEKPYECSECGKSFNRSSHLVMHQRIHTGEKPYECNQCGKSFSQSYVLVVHQRTHTGEKPYECSQCGKSFRQSSCLTQHQRTHTGEKPFECNQCGKTFSLSARLIVHQRTHTGEKPFTCIQCGKAFINSYKLIRHQATHTEEKLYECN; encoded by the coding sequence ATGAGAAATAATTCTGAAGAGAAACCTTTTGAATGTAATCAGTGTGGGAAATCCTTCAGCTGGAGCTCTCATCTTGTTGCACATCAGAGAACTCATACAGGggagaaaccttatgaatgtagTGAATGTGGAAAATCCTTCAGCCGGAGCTCCCACCTTGTTTCCCATCAGagaactcatactggagagaagccttACAGGTGTAATCAATGTGGGAAATCCTTTAGCCAGAGTTATGTCCTTGTTGTGCATCAAagaactcatactggagagagaCCTTATGAATGCAATCAATGTGGAAAATCATTCAGGCAGAGCTATAAACTTATTGCACATCAAAGAACACATACCGGAGAGAAGCCCTATGAATGTAATCAATGTGGGAAATCATTTATCCAGAGCTATAAACTTATTGCACATCAAAGAATTCATACCGGAGAAAAACCCTATGAATGCAATCAGTGTGGGAAATCCTTTAGTCAAAGTTATAAACTTGTTGCTCATCAGAGAACTCACACAGGAGAAAAACCCTTTGAATGTAATCAGTGTGGGAAATCCTTCAGCTGGAGCTCTCAGCTTGTTGCACATCaaagaactcacactggagagaaaccgtaTGAATGTAGTGAATGTGGAAAATCTTTTAACCGCAGTTCTCACCTTGTTAtgcatcagagaattcacactgggGAAAAACCGTATGAATGTAATCAGTGTGGGAAATCCTTCAGCCAGAGTTATGTTCTTGTTGTACATCAGAGAACTCATACTGGAGAAAAGCCCTATGAATGCAGTCAATGTGGGAAGTCCTTCAGACAGAGTTCATGCCTTACCCAACATCAGagaactcatactggagagaaaccgtTCGAATGTAATCAGTGTGGAAAAACATTTAGTTTGAGTGCTCGACTTATTGTGCATCAAagaactcatactggagagaaaccctttaCATGTATTCAGTGTGGAAAAGCTTTCATTAATAGCTATAAACTTATTAGGCATCAGGCAACTCATACTGAAGAGAAACTCTATGAATGTAACTAG
- the ZNF180 gene encoding zinc finger protein 180 isoform X8 encodes MRRVYAGTWKRCAAQDLSTVLCLEESMQEQDEKPPEPPRACAQEGVNFKIVTVDFTQEEQGTWNPAQRTLDRDVILENDRDLVSWDLATAVGKKDITSKQRIFDEELANGVKIERFTRDDPWLSSCEEVGDYKDQLEKQQEKQEILLQEVAFTQRKTVIHERVCKSDEPGEKSGPNSSLFSSPIIPIRNHFHKRVSHAKKWHLNSAVNSHQKINENETLYENNECGKPPQSIHLIQFTRTQTKDKSYGFSDSIQSFCHGTPLHIHEKIHGGGKTFDFKEYGQVLNPNISHNEQQRIPFEESQYKCSKTSQSSSLTQNMRNNSEEKPFECNQCGKSFSWSSHLVAHQRTHTGEKPYECSECGKSFSRSSHLVSHQRTHTGEKPYRCNQCGKSFSQSYVLVVHQRTHTGERPYECNQCGKSFRQSYKLIAHQRTHTGEKPYECNQCGKSFIQSYKLIAHQRIHTGEKPYECNQCGKSFSQSYKLVAHQRTHTGEKPFECNQCGKSFSWSSQLVAHQRTHTGEKPYECSECGKSFNRSSHLVMHQRIHTGEKPYECNQCGKSFSQSYVLVVHQRTHTGEKPYECSQCGKSFRQSSCLTQHQRTHTGEKPFECNQCGKTFSLSARLIVHQRTHTGEKPFTCIQCGKAFINSYKLIRHQATHTEEKLYECN; translated from the exons ATGCGCAGGGTCTACGCGGGAACCTGGAAGCGGTG TGCAGCTCAGGACCTCAGCACCGTGCTGTGCCTGGAGGAGAGCATGCAAGAGCAGGATGAGAAGCCCCCAGAGCCCCCGAGGGCCTGTGCACAG GAAGGAGTGAACTTCAAAATTGTGACTGTGGACTTCACACAGGAGGAACAGGGTACTTGGAACCCTGCTCAGAGGACCCTGGACAGAGATGTGATCCTGGAGAACGACAGAGACCTAGTCTCCTGGG ACTTGGCAACTGCAGTTGGAAAAAAAGATATAACTTCAAAGCAGAGGATTTTTGATGAAGAACTAGCTAATGGAGTGAAGATAGAAAGGTTTACAAGGGATGATCCTTGGTTATCTTCATGTGAAGAAGTTGGTGATTATAAAGACCAGTTGGAGAAGCAACAGGAAAAACAAGAGATACTTTTGCAGGAAGTGGCATTCACTCAAAGGAAAACAGTTATTCATGAGAGAGTCTGCAAAAGTGATGAACCTGGGGAGAAGAGTGGTCCGAATTCCAGTCTATTTTCATCCCCGATTATACCCATAAGAAACCATTTTCATAAACGTGTATCACATGCTAAAAAATGGCATCTTAATTCTGCTGTAAACAGTCATCAGAAGATTAATGAGAATGAGACACTATATGAAAATAATGAATGTGGAAAACCCCCTCAGAGCATTCACCTTATTCAGTTTACAAGAACTCAAACAAAAGATAAATCCTATGGATTTAGTGACAGTATTCAGTCTTTTTGCCATGGTACACCCCTACATATACATGAAAAAATCCATGGAGGAGGAAAAACCTTTGATTTTAAAGAATATGGGCAAGTTTTGAACCCCAACATATCCCATAATGAACAACAGAGAATTCCTTTTGAAGAGAGTCAATATAAATGTAGTAAAACCTCTCAGAGTTCCTCCCTTACTCAAAACATGAGAAATAATTCTGAAGAGAAACCTTTTGAATGTAATCAGTGTGGGAAATCCTTCAGCTGGAGCTCTCATCTTGTTGCACATCAGAGAACTCATACAGGggagaaaccttatgaatgtagTGAATGTGGAAAATCCTTCAGCCGGAGCTCCCACCTTGTTTCCCATCAGagaactcatactggagagaagccttACAGGTGTAATCAATGTGGGAAATCCTTTAGCCAGAGTTATGTCCTTGTTGTGCATCAAagaactcatactggagagagaCCTTATGAATGCAATCAATGTGGAAAATCATTCAGGCAGAGCTATAAACTTATTGCACATCAAAGAACACATACCGGAGAGAAGCCCTATGAATGTAATCAATGTGGGAAATCATTTATCCAGAGCTATAAACTTATTGCACATCAAAGAATTCATACCGGAGAAAAACCCTATGAATGCAATCAGTGTGGGAAATCCTTTAGTCAAAGTTATAAACTTGTTGCTCATCAGAGAACTCACACAGGAGAAAAACCCTTTGAATGTAATCAGTGTGGGAAATCCTTCAGCTGGAGCTCTCAGCTTGTTGCACATCaaagaactcacactggagagaaaccgtaTGAATGTAGTGAATGTGGAAAATCTTTTAACCGCAGTTCTCACCTTGTTAtgcatcagagaattcacactgggGAAAAACCGTATGAATGTAATCAGTGTGGGAAATCCTTCAGCCAGAGTTATGTTCTTGTTGTACATCAGAGAACTCATACTGGAGAAAAGCCCTATGAATGCAGTCAATGTGGGAAGTCCTTCAGACAGAGTTCATGCCTTACCCAACATCAGagaactcatactggagagaaaccgtTCGAATGTAATCAGTGTGGAAAAACATTTAGTTTGAGTGCTCGACTTATTGTGCATCAAagaactcatactggagagaaaccctttaCATGTATTCAGTGTGGAAAAGCTTTCATTAATAGCTATAAACTTATTAGGCATCAGGCAACTCATACTGAAGAGAAACTCTATGAATGTAACTAG
- the ZNF180 gene encoding zinc finger protein 180 isoform X7: MRRVYAGTWKRAAQDLSTVLCLEESMQEQDEKPPEPPRACAQDSFLPQEIIIKVEGEDTGSLTIPSKEGVNFKIVTVDFTQEEQGTWNPAQRTLDRDVILENDRDLVSWDLATAVGKKDITSKQRIFDEELANGVKIERFTRDDPWLSSCEEVGDYKDQLEKQQEKQEILLQEVAFTQRKTVIHERVCKSDEPGEKSGPNSSLFSSPIIPIRNHFHKRVSHAKKWHLNSAVNSHQKINENETLYENNECGKPPQSIHLIQFTRTQTKDKSYGFSDSIQSFCHGTPLHIHEKIHGGGKTFDFKEYGQVLNPNISHNEQQRIPFEESQYKCSKTSQSSSLTQNMRNNSEEKPFECNQCGKSFSWSSHLVAHQRTHTGEKPYECSECGKSFSRSSHLVSHQRTHTGEKPYRCNQCGKSFSQSYVLVVHQRTHTGERPYECNQCGKSFRQSYKLIAHQRTHTGEKPYECNQCGKSFIQSYKLIAHQRIHTGEKPYECNQCGKSFSQSYKLVAHQRTHTGEKPFECNQCGKSFSWSSQLVAHQRTHTGEKPYECSECGKSFNRSSHLVMHQRIHTGEKPYECNQCGKSFSQSYVLVVHQRTHTGEKPYECSQCGKSFRQSSCLTQHQRTHTGEKPFECNQCGKTFSLSARLIVHQRTHTGEKPFTCIQCGKAFINSYKLIRHQATHTEEKLYECN; the protein is encoded by the exons ATGCGCAGGGTCTACGCGGGAACCTGGAAGCG TGCAGCTCAGGACCTCAGCACCGTGCTGTGCCTGGAGGAGAGCATGCAAGAGCAGGATGAGAAGCCCCCAGAGCCCCCGAGGGCCTGTGCACAG GATTCTTTCCTTCCTCAAGAGATTATCATCAAAGTTGAGGGAGAAGACACTGGGTCTCTGACCATCCCATCTAAG GAAGGAGTGAACTTCAAAATTGTGACTGTGGACTTCACACAGGAGGAACAGGGTACTTGGAACCCTGCTCAGAGGACCCTGGACAGAGATGTGATCCTGGAGAACGACAGAGACCTAGTCTCCTGGG ACTTGGCAACTGCAGTTGGAAAAAAAGATATAACTTCAAAGCAGAGGATTTTTGATGAAGAACTAGCTAATGGAGTGAAGATAGAAAGGTTTACAAGGGATGATCCTTGGTTATCTTCATGTGAAGAAGTTGGTGATTATAAAGACCAGTTGGAGAAGCAACAGGAAAAACAAGAGATACTTTTGCAGGAAGTGGCATTCACTCAAAGGAAAACAGTTATTCATGAGAGAGTCTGCAAAAGTGATGAACCTGGGGAGAAGAGTGGTCCGAATTCCAGTCTATTTTCATCCCCGATTATACCCATAAGAAACCATTTTCATAAACGTGTATCACATGCTAAAAAATGGCATCTTAATTCTGCTGTAAACAGTCATCAGAAGATTAATGAGAATGAGACACTATATGAAAATAATGAATGTGGAAAACCCCCTCAGAGCATTCACCTTATTCAGTTTACAAGAACTCAAACAAAAGATAAATCCTATGGATTTAGTGACAGTATTCAGTCTTTTTGCCATGGTACACCCCTACATATACATGAAAAAATCCATGGAGGAGGAAAAACCTTTGATTTTAAAGAATATGGGCAAGTTTTGAACCCCAACATATCCCATAATGAACAACAGAGAATTCCTTTTGAAGAGAGTCAATATAAATGTAGTAAAACCTCTCAGAGTTCCTCCCTTACTCAAAACATGAGAAATAATTCTGAAGAGAAACCTTTTGAATGTAATCAGTGTGGGAAATCCTTCAGCTGGAGCTCTCATCTTGTTGCACATCAGAGAACTCATACAGGggagaaaccttatgaatgtagTGAATGTGGAAAATCCTTCAGCCGGAGCTCCCACCTTGTTTCCCATCAGagaactcatactggagagaagccttACAGGTGTAATCAATGTGGGAAATCCTTTAGCCAGAGTTATGTCCTTGTTGTGCATCAAagaactcatactggagagagaCCTTATGAATGCAATCAATGTGGAAAATCATTCAGGCAGAGCTATAAACTTATTGCACATCAAAGAACACATACCGGAGAGAAGCCCTATGAATGTAATCAATGTGGGAAATCATTTATCCAGAGCTATAAACTTATTGCACATCAAAGAATTCATACCGGAGAAAAACCCTATGAATGCAATCAGTGTGGGAAATCCTTTAGTCAAAGTTATAAACTTGTTGCTCATCAGAGAACTCACACAGGAGAAAAACCCTTTGAATGTAATCAGTGTGGGAAATCCTTCAGCTGGAGCTCTCAGCTTGTTGCACATCaaagaactcacactggagagaaaccgtaTGAATGTAGTGAATGTGGAAAATCTTTTAACCGCAGTTCTCACCTTGTTAtgcatcagagaattcacactgggGAAAAACCGTATGAATGTAATCAGTGTGGGAAATCCTTCAGCCAGAGTTATGTTCTTGTTGTACATCAGAGAACTCATACTGGAGAAAAGCCCTATGAATGCAGTCAATGTGGGAAGTCCTTCAGACAGAGTTCATGCCTTACCCAACATCAGagaactcatactggagagaaaccgtTCGAATGTAATCAGTGTGGAAAAACATTTAGTTTGAGTGCTCGACTTATTGTGCATCAAagaactcatactggagagaaaccctttaCATGTATTCAGTGTGGAAAAGCTTTCATTAATAGCTATAAACTTATTAGGCATCAGGCAACTCATACTGAAGAGAAACTCTATGAATGTAACTAG